A single window of Hyla sarda isolate aHylSar1 chromosome 2, aHylSar1.hap1, whole genome shotgun sequence DNA harbors:
- the LOC130358134 gene encoding olfactory receptor 52Z1P-like, translating into MANFTAFHPDYFILTGIPGLEKSHLLLSIPFSIMYILALTGNSILILVIGTNETLQQPMYLFLMMLAACDILFSSSSIPKTLSIFWFNCHKISFSGCIVQMYSIHFSFMIESAILVSMAYDRYYAICHPLSYTTTFTGSFIRKMVILALLRSFCIITPIIYLLHRLPYEGSIVIEHTYCEHMSMAGLATADILVNKVYGLIIAASASGVDLILIAVSYVVIVRTVLKLRSSEARVKAFNTCVSHVCVITLFYIPAFFTFITHRVGYKYISPRYHILLANLYVLVPPMMNPIIYGVKTREIRQRVVSTFCKVS; encoded by the coding sequence ATGGCTAATTTCACCGCCTTCCACCCGGACTACTTCATTCTGACAGGAATCCCCGGTCTGGAGAAGTCCCACCTCCTGCTCTCCATCCCGTTCTCTATCATGTATATCTTGGCTCTTACTGGAAACTCCATCTTGATCTTGGTCATAGGAACCAACGAGACTCTCCAGCAGCCCATGTACCTGTTCCTGATGATGCTGGCCGCCTGTGACATCCTCTTCAGTTCCTCCTCTATACCCAAGACTCTCAGCATCTTCTGGTTCAATTGTCATAAAATCTCCTTTAGTGGTTGTATTGTCCAGAtgtactccattcacttcagCTTCATGATAGAGTCGGCCATCTTGGTTAGCATGGCCTATGATCGGTACTATGCCATTTGCCACCCTTTATCGTACACAACCACCTTTACTGGGTCCTTCATAAGGAAGATGGTTATTTTGGCCCTTCTTAGAAGTTTTTGCATTATAACTCCCATCATTTATCTCCTTCACAGATTACCGTATGAAGGCAGCATTGTGATAGAGCACACGTATTGTGAGCACATGTCCATGGCCGGGCTGGCCACTGCCGATATACTGGTCAATAAGGTCTATGGACTCATCATAGCCGCTTCTGCTTCTGGTGTAGACCTGATCCTTATAGCTGTTTCATATGTTGTTATTGTCCGGACAGTTCTTAAACTTCGGTCCTCAGAAGCGCGTGTCAAGGCCTTCAATACCTGCGTGTCTCACGTCTGTGTCATCACCCTCTTCTATATACCGGCCTTCTTCACTTTCATAACCCATAGAGTTGGCTATAAATACATCTCTCCACGGTATCACATCCTCTTAGCCAATCTCTACGTCCTTGTCCCTCCAATGATGAACCCAATCATCTACGGGGTGAAGACACGAGAGATCAGACAGCGGGTGGTATCCACGTTTTGTAAAGTTTCATAG